The following are encoded together in the Pithys albifrons albifrons isolate INPA30051 chromosome 5, PitAlb_v1, whole genome shotgun sequence genome:
- the SHISA3 gene encoding protein shisa-3 homolog, protein MAGRRALPLLLRCLLLGLLGGGVGGQPGGGEYCHGWVDGQGGYHEGFQCPEGFDTAAATICCGSCALRYCCAAAEARLEQGGCTNDREPPDPGVTAQPIYVPFLIVGSLFIAFIIVGSLVAVYCCTCLRPKQPSQPIRFSLRSYQTETLPMILPSTSFRTPSRQSSTATSSSSTSGSVRRFSFPRAEPGCLVASPPPPYTSGCFQTAHTVHLTQPTGFLVSPPYFGYPLQPEPALAGKSCSDFTQS, encoded by the exons ATGGCGGGACGGCGggcgctgccgctgctgctgcgCTGcctcctgctggggctgctgggcgGCGGCGTCGGGGGCCAGCCCGGAGGCGGCGAGTACTGCCACGGCTGGGTGGACGGGCAGGGCGGCTACCATGAGGGTTTCCAGTGCCCCGAGGGTTTCGACACGGCGGCCGCCACCATCTGCTGCGGGTCCTGCGCGCTGCGCTACTGCTGCGCCGCCGCCGAGGCTCGCCTGGAGCAGGGCGGCTGCACTAACGACCGGGAGCCCCCAGACCCGGGAGTCACAGCCC aACCAATCTATGTTCCATTCCTCATTGTTGGATCACTGTTTATTGCCTTCATTATCGTGGGCTCACTGGTAGCTGTTTATTGTTGCACATGTTTAAGACCTAAACAACCGTCGCAGCCAATACGATTTTCTCTGCGGAGCTATCAGACCGAGACTCTTCCCATGATCCTGCCCTCCACAAGCTTCAGGACACCATCTAGGCAGTCCAGTACTGCGACAAGTTCCAGTTCGACCAGTGGCTCGGTTCGGAGGTTCTCCTTCCCCCGGGCAGAGCCAGGATGCCTTGTGGCGTCACCACCCCCACCATACACATCTGGCTGCTTCCAGACAGCCCATACAGTGCACCTGACTCAGCCAACTGGATTTCTGGTGTCGCCGCCGTACTTTGGATATCCTCTCCAgccagagcctgccctggctgggaaGAGCTGCTCTGATTTTACTCAGAGTTGA